GAGAATCGTTTGATTCAGTTCCACAGCTATGATGACTTTGCCTTCTGCTTATTTTTTGATTCACTCAGCACCTTATACAAGTGGTATCCTTGTGCACAAAGAGAGTTAGAACCACTTCTAGATCTCTATCACGAGGGGGACTTGGTAGATGTCTCGAAGAGGGTTACATCGATGAAAGCGCAATTGAACGATGAATTAATGATGAATGTGGATTGGTTGTATCGGTATCATACTACCATCGTTGATAATCCGCATTTTACGATTGCGAGGTATTATGAGGATTTGATGAGGCATGAGATCTTCTAGAACATAGGTTGAGGTATACATAGGAGAATGAGTAAGGGTGACTCCATTCAATCGCTAAATGTGATTGAATGGAGTCACCCTTTTGTGCTCTGTTCACTTTTATTATTGTTTTGGAATTCTCTTCGCGTTGCTTAATACGTTCACTGCAATCGTTGCAGCTTCTGCACGTGTTAATTTCCCTTGGGGTTCATAGTAGAACTTGCTCTTTTCTCCTTCTTTCGCTGCATGTGGTTTCCCTGCCATCATGCCCGCTTTAACAACCGATAGAACTGCTGGAGCTGCGTAGTCATCAATATTTCCTGCATCTGTGAATTGCTTTACGAGTTTTGGTTTTGCCTTTTCAATGGAATCCAGTTTGATTTTCGCTGCTCTTGCGATCATGACTGCTGCATCTTCACGAGTAATCTCATTTCGAGGTTGGAACTGTCCATCCAGTCCTCCTCGGATGATACCAGCCCGTGCAGCTGTTTCAATTCGTTTATAATCATATAGCCCACGTGTTGAGTAATCGGAAGGATATACGTCTGTAAAGGTTAAGTTGCCCTCATAATCTAATGGAATTTCAAATGCTTTAACAAGCAATGTAGCAAATTCTCCACGAGTGATAGTCTCATTCGGTAAGAACAAGTTCTTAGCTGCATTGTTCATGTAACCCTTTGAGTACATCAAATCAAGATTATTACGCGCCCATGGATGGCTAATTACGTCCTCAAAACTGCGACGCATATACATGACTTGATAGTATCCAAATTCCTTAATTGGTACAGTAATGGTGTGTTTCTTCGGATCTACGACACCACCAACGTTTTCCCATCTCCATCCCGGAATACCACGATGGTCACGATAATAGTGGAAGTGATACACCGTTACATATGGCCAACCACTATCGACGATCTTTTCATCATATTGTAAGGTCAATTTCACTTCTTTACCATTATCCGTGATAGGGACCATTAAATCTTTGTACTCTCGATCATAGAATGCTCTACCCTCATATGGTAAGGTGCCAGATCCTTGAATCGTTTCGGTAATATCATGCTCTTCATCCCTTGGCTTCTCAATATAGCCTGCATCAATCCAGAATAGAGGGCTGATAGGGAAGAATCGTTCGGTAGGTTCTTGGAGTAAGTCTGCTCCTCTACCATGGTCAGGTGAATATCCATCTCGATTCACTTGCCCATCTTTTTGGTCAGCAATTGCGATGACTAATTGTCTTTCAGGTGTTAAATAGTAATTGGTATAGCTCATATCATTTCGACGCAGGAAAGTTCCTTTGGGTACGTTAATTTGAACCATATTCGAATGAGCTTTGATTGTACCGTTAAATTCTGTCCAATACTGCGCTCCAGGTACAACCTTGTCTGCATAAATCACTTCGAATTCTTCGCTTCGCTTTTCTTCTCCACGCATGACATCTACTTTAATCTTATTGGTTTTATTCGCTTTCAATTCCTTGGTGTAGAATTCAAATACATCCGTTTCCCCTACAACCTTTTTGGCTTCTTTTTTGTTGAAAATGATTTTATCGGCACCTTCAGCTTGAACACGAACCCGGAGAATGTTCGTTGTGACAACATTGCTCTTTGATAGATCTGGTTCAATGACGCGGAAGGTTTGTGGTTCTTTCACGATTTCAATGGTCTGAATTGTTGTTAATCCGTCATTCTCTGCAATCAATTCAATGATGGTCGTGCCAGTAGGTGCAAGCTTCACTTTTGCGCGCTCGTCATGAGGTCTCGATGTATTATTATCTAGGTAAGTTTGAAATCCTTTTACATCGGTTACAGCATCGTATTTTTTCAAATCTATTTCTTTGCTAGAAAAGTATTTTGAAGATGTAAAGTAGTAATTTTCTTCTTTGGCATTAGGTTTACGTACTACCATCTTCAATGACTTGATATTAATTGCATCCCCCTGAAGGGCAATATAATCTTCTGTCGTATGATAAACGCCTGGTCTATTCCCCTTAACGAATTTTGCAGGGGTGTTATTATCAATTGGCATGACATTAACAAACTGTGGTACTTTCGTGGTGAACATATAAATGTCAATTCCACTTTTTGCGATTACATTTTTGCGTTCTGTGTCACTGTAGAAATTGAAGGCGATACTTGTTTTACCTTGTTTATTAAATAGCTCGCCATCACCTGTGGCCCATGTTGCTTTTGTAGTAGGTATCTCAAAATATATACCATCCACTCTTGACTCCAATTTATACCCTGTTAAGCCCTTGAGTTCTTTTAGTGATTTAGTAAATGAACCCACTTTCAATGTAATCTTTTCTTCAACCGTACTATCGTAAGGGAAATTCATGATGTAACCAGTAATCTTGGTGATATTCCCTTCTTCGCTAAAGGTTTGATTTGCATAGGGACTTTTGAAAATTACGTATGGAATTGGTGTATAGGACACATCATAGGTGAGTTCTGCTGTCTTAGTACCATTGGATACTTGGATCTTTATCTTGTGCAGTCCTTCGCTCAAGTTATTAAACTTCTCAGAGTCAGTAAATTTTATTTCATAGTAACTATCTTCTTCATTTACTGTTATCAGCGTTGGATCTACTTTGTCGGTATCATCCAATATCGCTTTATCAATACCTACCTTGACGGTAAAGTTCTTATCAGTACCAAGTTGAATTTTGCTCACGTGAACCTTGAATTCAACGGGTGTTTTCGTTAGCAAATTGATATTACCATCTTGTAGGAATGTGCCATTTGCAATTGCGTTAGTAATGTATAGTTGATCATTTTTAATGATTTGAAAAGGATAGATTCGTTTATTATTATCATCAAACTTCACAATCAATTTCACATTTCCTTTGGCATCAACGTCATTTTTATGAATTGGTATGCTTACATCAGTTAATTTGAATTCTTCGTATAGTTCATATGATGTTCCGCCTGTTAAAGCAATATCAATAGGCGTGCCATTTTCATCGTTGATAAAGACTTTTACCTCGGTATACTTAGCTGTTTTATTGCCATTGGTATCGATTGTAAAAGGGACTCGAACATCCGTATTTAGTTTAAATTGAATAGGATCAGTGGCAAATTCAGTATTGAAAGCAGGCTGCTGTGCTAGGAGCTGTTCACTTGTATCTAGAGCAATTTTTGTATTGTAAGAATATGCTCCTGTGTTATAGATTAAATTTCGCTCTAAGGCATACATATCTTCCCCAATGCCTCGACCTGTTAAGGTGATGTAGTTATCACCAGGATATAACCTTAACATGTAAGATGAGTTAGGATTGATACCTGCATTGAAGTAAAATTGTCCCCTGCTAGGATCTACCTTTACAACTCTTTCAGGATCACTTGTGTTTTTAGCCCATACTTCTTGAAGGTTCTCACCTTTCCCTTCAATCGCAACAGCAGTGTTACTTTCGGCAGTTTCAGGATAAGGCTTGTCTGCCTTCCATTCTTGACCGTTCACTTTCAAATCATAAAGCGTAGGTGCTGCTCGGAAAATAACGTAACCTGGTTGCGATTCCTGAATCGTTCCCTGTTTTTCATAACGTACAGTGATTTTGTTGACGCCTTCAAAGAGTTGGACGCGATCAAACTCGTATCGGTCTTTAACAAATACACCATTCTCCATTGGAATCTTCGCTGGATTATCTCTTACAAAGATTCGATTCCCTTCAACAAGGGTTCCACTTTCATTCACCTGTTCGATCACATAATAGAGATAAGGTATATCATCTTCGGTGATTCCTTGAATATTCCCTGATATAGTGATTGAAGGTGTTGTTATTTTAGAGATTTTTTCCATTGGTGGCATGATATTATTGGCTACACCATATTGGTCAATTGTAATTGCTCCTGTGATTGCTTGCACTTTCGGCAATGGTGGGATCATCGTTACCAGAAGTGCAAATACTAACATTAGGATCGCTGATTTTTTCCATGTATTCATTCACCGTTTCCTCCTTTGTATCAGGCTTACACTGTTAATGATGGTTTACGATTACATCTTTACAGGTCGAATATGCCATACATAATCTAGTGGAGAATATGAAGAACTCTTTAGTAGCTTCAAATTCTATGTTTTAAACATATAGAATCATAGTCCTATTCTTGACTACTTATTTTTCGTAGAGACAACACCGCCGAGTTTCCTCCTTTTCCCCGTTTCCCTTACTCTTGCTTGTTTAACAGACTATTACTCTTATCGGCAGAATGAAGGGCAACTATAAGCAGTTCTATCATCCTACTTGCTTCAACTTTCCTATGTAAGATTTCCCATTCCTCTACATTTATTGACGCCTTTTTAATAAAAAAGTTTTGGGTTTCGTGCTAATCTTATGTTCTGTTGGTCATATATAGGCATTTCGTATTATATTTTGCCACAAAAATAAGCTGGATCCTCTGAAGGATTCCAGCCTATGAACATGTTCATTTAAACGACTTTTTCCAAATGATTACGATATTACGATTCCTTCAACAAAGTTACTTCTTCTGTCCGCTTCCTTGCCCATGTGCAGTGGCTGTTGCCGTTACATGGGGCTGCCGTGCTAGATGCTCCAGATGCAACAAGCTAAGAAGAGGACGATGATGGCTCAACAATCCTAGCATCTCCGAGCTAAACTGGATTCCAAGGAGTAACACCACCAACATGGTGAGCGCCACCCAAAGGGTGGAAACAGAGAAGATAATGGCATTCAAGCCAAAGACCATGCTGATCCCATAGATAATTAAGACAGTCTGCCGATGGGTGAAGCCCATCTGTAAGAGACGGTGATGCAAATGTCCCTTATCTGCCATGGAGATCGGCTGATTATTCAACTTCCGTCGTACGATGGCAAAGAGTGTATCCCAAATGGGTACGCCCAGCATGACGATCGGGATGATGAAGGAGAAGAAGGTAACATGCTTAAAGCCTAACACGGAAAGTGAGGCAAGCATGAAACCTAAGAAGAGTGCTCCTGTGTCTCCCATAAAGATCTTCGCGGGATGGAAGTTAAAGTAGAGAAAGCCGAGCGTTGCACCGAGCAATGCGCAGGCATAGAGAATAACTACAACATTCCCCATCAGAATAGCCATGATTAGCATGGTGGCGGTAGCAATGGCCGAGACACCGGCTGCTAATCCATCTAATCCATCGATGAGGTTGATGGCATTGGTAACCCCCACAATCCAGAGAATGGTGAAGGGGATGCCTAACCAGCTCAAATCCCAGCGACCATTGAATGGTAGATTCACCATATCAATGCTCAGTCCAGATACCACCACGACCGTCGCAGCTAGGAGTTGCCCGAGCAGCTTCTTCCGTGGTGAAATCTGATATTTATCGTCGATCATACCTGTAATCAACACAATTGTACTACCAAGGAAGATACCGATCGCTTCATGCCAATAAGGTAGATTGGGGTGGAGCATAATATAGATAAAGGCCACCGTTACCCCGATGAAAATGGCCAAGCCCCCCATCTGTGGCATCGCAGACGTGTGAACACGCCGCGCGTTGGGATAGGATACAACCTTCCATTTTAATGCTAAGCGCTTGACCAATGGTGTGACCACCCAGGCAATGGCTAAAGCTAGGAAAAATATTCCCCAATAGAGTGCCGTCATATACGTAACACCTCGTTTAAGTCTCCTTTTCCCACTGAAAATACCGCTGAAAAATACCACTGAAAATTGGTTCTATTATCTAGCATTCCTGCCTTATCTATTAAACCACCAATGTCATAAAGATTCAACTTGATTTTATACTTGATGCCAGCTCTGCTATTGTCTCACTCTTTCCAAGCATGATAGAGAAAACGTGGGAGATCCAGCATCCGCTTCCAGCGTGAAGGCTGCTTCAGCAGACGATAGAGCCACTCCATATGAATGGACTGCACCCATTGCGGTGCCCGCTTCACCTTCCCCGCCATGACATCAAGGCTTCCCCCTAAACCAATCATCAGCATCGGTGGAAGCTCCTCACGATAGCGAGCGATCCACTCCTCCTGCCGAGGTGCTCCCATGGCCACCACCAGGAGATCGGGCTTGGCCTCTTGGATACGTTCCACAATCCTTCCTTCCGCTTCAGGAGGAAAGTAACCATGCTGCCGTCCCACTACACGGACACCGGGAAAACGTTCTTTGATCTTCGCTTCTGCTCCTGTATTGGCATCGGGAGAGGCACCGAGCAGGAAGACTGACCAACCCTTCGTCTCACCCACCTGTAGAAGTGCTTGGAAGAGGTCGTAACCAGTCACCCGTTCATAGATGGGCTGGTTGCGCCACTTGGCTGCTATCACAATCCCGATCCCATCCGGTGTCACCATCTCGGCCTCCTGCAAAATCCGGCGAAATGAGAGATTTCGTTGTGCCATCATCACGATCTCCGGATTGGCTGTCACCACATGGGTGGCTTCCTTCGCTTCAATCCGTTGCGTGCACCAATCCACCGTCTCAGCAAAGGTGAGGGTGGAAAATGGGATATCTAGAATCAAAGTGGTTGGCAAGCCTCCATGGTGGCTTGCCTGTTTATTATTCACCATCACAAATCTTCCTTTACATCAGCATCTGCATCTCTAGATGTTTATTTATTTCGTTGTTTCGTTTATCGAACCGTCTCGTGCATCCACTTGATTAGACGCACAATATATGAAAAGGTTACCAATCTGTTATCAGTTCTCTCTGAAACCGCTAATAAACCAGCCTATGAATTGAATCAATGCGATGATGATTAAGATGACCAGTGCGCCTGCTCCATCGATCATCACATCGGTCCAAGAGGCAAGACGTCCAGGGGTAAAATACTGATGCAATTCATCGAGGATAGCATACAGGATGGTTAGAAAAAAAGCGACGGGATAGGTACGCCAGCCTAAGCGTGGCCAATATCGCTGTAAGATCAGCCATGTCACAAGGGCTAGAAAGGCAAACGCCACGATATGCGCTACCTTGCGGATCAAAAACTCCAGAAAAGCAGGCACTCCTCGTGTTGCGATGCTGATCTCTCGCCCTTCATAGATGAATGTCCAATCCCCTAGCTTCGCTTCCACCCAAGCCCGATCCACATGCTGTGCCAAGAATGGACGAATATCCTGGACCTGATAGGGCTGTGATGAGAAGATAAAGATGACGCCCAGCCAGAATAAGAGGAGAAGCCACCAGAAGTAGCTCCTCCGACCATATGAACGTTTTTGAACAGCATGTTTATTCTCATTCTTCATCGCCATAATTCCTCGTATCTAAAATTTACTCTAATCCACACTTTCTATTCATGTAGTACATCTTACTTCTTTATCTTTGTGATCTCAATACTCCATTCTGCCCCAGATCCCACTTGATGCACTGCTGCAAAATTATCCATATTGATGGCCAGTGATAGGTTCATCAAGCTATTGAAGTAAAGCAAGGGCTCTCCTTCCTCTACACCACCGAAGCTGTATTGGTAGGGAATCGTTCCTTCATATATTAATGCTTTTTCATGATAGATTTTTACGAGGAACTGATCACCGTACTGAGGCTTCCACTGATCGAAAAGCTTCTTATCAATATTGGTCCACACATTGCCATATTGAATATCCAGGATGGGAATATTGCCCTTGAATACCCCATTCTTCAGCTCCGCCTTTTGATAAGGAATGGCTGTCACTTTGGCTTCTAATAAAGGACCCACTTCCTCAAAGCTGATCTGCCCTGAAGCAAGGCGTGCCCCTGTATAGGCATAGACGTCTCGTCCATGGAAGGTATAGGATTCCTCTGAGCCTTCTAGGCGATTCTTCGTCTCATCGATCTGCCGCACTGCTTCCACACCCATGGACTCTGCCACCAAGCCGAAGCTGCCGTTATCGGGTCCCACAAAATAATGGCCTGTCTTTGTTTTCAACACAATGGATGAGCGCTCTGTCCCCACACCTGGATCCACCACAGAGACAAACACCGTTCCTGCTGGCCAATAGCTAGCGGTCTGCATCAAGCGGTAAGCACCCTCCCAAATATCATAGGCAGGGATCTCATGGGTCAAATCAAACATGGCCAACTCACGATCGACGCCAAAGGCTACCCCTTTCATGGCTGACACCGCCCCGTCCTTCAAGCCAAAGTCCGACTGAAGGACCAATGCATTTCGCTCTACCTTCTTCATTTGTATTTGTTCTTCAGCCACCCCTTGATTCCCTGCTGACGAAGCTGGCAGATCTGATGGAGCTGGTTGAACTGGCTGAGCTGTTTGATTCCCTTGCCCATCATTGCCAGCTGTACTCGCGAACGCCGGCTGAATCAACACCACCACAAGCACCAACGCCAAAGCTGTAAATACTAAACGTTTCCATTGCATTCCAATCTCTCCCCTCAAGTTTGTACTAACATCCAGCTCCATTATATACAATATAAGGGGTTATACCTAATATTTTCTTCACACTGTCATTCGTGTCCTCTGCGCCACCACACTATCAGCCCCACCTACATCATACTCAACCTAACGCACCCCAAATAAAAAAGCATGTATCGTTGGGCTAAGTATAGCGAAGCTCCAACGATACATGCTTTCCTAATGATATATTCTCTTCTTCCTAGCTGTTACGTAAAAGTGCAAATAAAAGTTTTGAAGCGTGTGTTGTAGGGTAAGAGCAGCGACACCGCAACCTCTGGTTGCAGGAGCGCGAAGACCCTACTACACACGCTTCTACCAATTCTTATTTCACTTTCTTATTTCACTTTACTAACCTTCATTGTCCAATCATTCCCTGCATATACTTCATGAACATCAGAGAAGCTGTCCATGTTAATAGCAGCAGATAGATAGAGCAATTCATTTAAGTAAAGCAATGGTTGACCTTCTTCAACATCACCGAAGGTATGGCAATATTTCATATCGCCTGCGTAAACTTGCTTGTCACCTTGGTAGAATTCTACGTGAACCATATCACCAATCTTAATACCAAGCTCGTCTACAAGATCTTTTCCGATATTACTCCATACGTTTCCGTATTGCACATCAAGAATTGGAATATTACCAGATAGTACGTCATCCTTCAATTCTGCTTTTTGATAAGGCATGGTAACCACTTCAGCAGGTAGCTCTGGACCTACTTCTTCATAAGTGATGGTACCAGAAGCTAGACGTGCACCGGTATAGGCATAAACGTCACGACCATGGAAGGTATAGGAATCTTCAGAGCCTTGAAGACGGTTCTTAGATTCATCAATTTCCCGAATGGATTCAATACCAAGATCCTCTGCAACCAATCCTAAAGTACCATTGTCAGGAGTTACAAAGTAGTGGCCTGCTTTGTCCTTCATTACAACAGATTTGCGATCTGTACCGACACCAGGGTCTACTACAGAAACAAAAACAGTTCCTTCTGGCCAGTAAGCAGCAACTTGGTATAAACGATAGGATGCTTCCCAGATATTATAAGCAGGAATTTCATGAGTTACATCAAACATTTTTAATTCAGGGTCAACACCAAAGGCTACCCCTTTCATTGCAGAGACGGCAGAGTCTTTAAGACCAAAGTCCGTCATGAAAACAAGAGCATGTGGTGCGTCAGCTGCTTCTGTTGGTGCATCTGTTGCAGGAGCTTCAGCAGGTGCTTCTGCTGGTGCTTCGTTCTTCGTAGCGCTATCATCACTATTACAGCCAAATAGTGTGAAGCTAAGAGCGAGCACAATTGTCAATAATAATGTTAGTCGACGATGTTGTTTCATCAACTTGTACCCCTTTCTCTTTTCTGTATGGTCTAGCAATTCAGTCCCATTCTAAACCAGCCATTGAATAAGGCAATGGAGAACACAGAAAATGAGGGAAAAGTGCTCCCTCTCACACAATAAGTTTCAATCCTTATTCAAATATGTGACTTTTTTCACTAATTTCTACTTCTTTTTTACATGCCCTCCATTGTGAAGAAGAATTGGCTTTGAAGATTAGTATAGTCAAAAGAAAATAGACCACCCTTATGACCTAGAATAACTTAAGAATGGTCTATTTCACAAATGACTTGAGCCTGCCACTCTTTTATGAGGGCAACTGTTGTATCGACCATAGGTGTTAGCGCACCTACGGTCTTTTTTATTTATGCTAAAATTAACAATACCATTTGCTACTATTTTTGTAAACACATTTATTGGATTGTATGGTATTATATATCTTATACAATAGTTAGGCTCCTTAAGGGTGGTCTGGCTCACTCCATTCCATATGGAAGGGGGTGAGGCTGATGTCAGTATACCATGCATTATCACTAATGCTCACATTTGGTGTATTGATCATAATGCTACTAGATAAAAGGAAATAGACCACCCTTATGACCCACAAGTTATAGGGTGGTCTATTCCATAGACCTATTAGAGCCTGCCACTCTTATATGAGGGCGACTGTTGTACCGACCATAGGTGCGTCAACACCTATGGTCTTTCTTATTTTATGCTTTATTTAAGTATAACATAACATATTTATTTATAGAAGTAAATTTCATCCAATTATACAACATCACTTCAATTGAGACTCGTAGATTTACGAAATACAGGATGTACTACCGTCGACGTTGCAACAGAATGTTGCGTTCTTAGTCGACATTCCTTTATCCTTCCACTCACCTCATACTATTGTAAATCAGTTGATTTGAAGTTGGGGGGTGTGGGGTTAGAGCAGCGACACCGCAACCTCCGGTTGCAGGAGCGCGAAAACCCTACACCCCCCAACTTCCACCACAGCTTATTTACTCAATAACGTATCAAGTACTAATTGTGCCATCAACCCCGCTCCAATGGGCAGCACCCGTTCATCCAACTGAAACTGCGGATCATGCAAGGGTTTCTGCACAGGACGATCCGGTAAGGCGCAGCCTAGCCAGAAGAAGGCACCGGGAATGCGCTGGAGAAAACGACTAAAATCCTCGCCTCCCATGGAGGGTTGAATGGCAGGTGTATTGCCTGTACCAAGGAGATGATGTGCTGTTTTTCGGACCTGTTCCACCCAATGGGCTGAATTGAAGGTGACGGGATAGCCTTCTTGGAATTGCACGGTGGCACGAGCACCCATGGCTTCCGCCACCTGTTCTACCACTTGATGTAAACGTTCCTTCAAGAGGAGACGAACCTTGGGATCGAGAGAACGTGTAGTTCCCTCCAACACCACCTCATCAGCGATCACATTGTAGCGGTACCCACCGGTTATTTTTCCAATAGTGAGGA
Above is a genomic segment from Rubeoparvulum massiliense containing:
- a CDS encoding S-layer homology domain-containing protein — its product is MNTWKKSAILMLVFALLVTMIPPLPKVQAITGAITIDQYGVANNIMPPMEKISKITTPSITISGNIQGITEDDIPYLYYVIEQVNESGTLVEGNRIFVRDNPAKIPMENGVFVKDRYEFDRVQLFEGVNKITVRYEKQGTIQESQPGYVIFRAAPTLYDLKVNGQEWKADKPYPETAESNTAVAIEGKGENLQEVWAKNTSDPERVVKVDPSRGQFYFNAGINPNSSYMLRLYPGDNYITLTGRGIGEDMYALERNLIYNTGAYSYNTKIALDTSEQLLAQQPAFNTEFATDPIQFKLNTDVRVPFTIDTNGNKTAKYTEVKVFINDENGTPIDIALTGGTSYELYEEFKLTDVSIPIHKNDVDAKGNVKLIVKFDDNNKRIYPFQIIKNDQLYITNAIANGTFLQDGNINLLTKTPVEFKVHVSKIQLGTDKNFTVKVGIDKAILDDTDKVDPTLITVNEEDSYYEIKFTDSEKFNNLSEGLHKIKIQVSNGTKTAELTYDVSYTPIPYVIFKSPYANQTFSEEGNITKITGYIMNFPYDSTVEEKITLKVGSFTKSLKELKGLTGYKLESRVDGIYFEIPTTKATWATGDGELFNKQGKTSIAFNFYSDTERKNVIAKSGIDIYMFTTKVPQFVNVMPIDNNTPAKFVKGNRPGVYHTTEDYIALQGDAINIKSLKMVVRKPNAKEENYYFTSSKYFSSKEIDLKKYDAVTDVKGFQTYLDNNTSRPHDERAKVKLAPTGTTIIELIAENDGLTTIQTIEIVKEPQTFRVIEPDLSKSNVVTTNILRVRVQAEGADKIIFNKKEAKKVVGETDVFEFYTKELKANKTNKIKVDVMRGEEKRSEEFEVIYADKVVPGAQYWTEFNGTIKAHSNMVQINVPKGTFLRRNDMSYTNYYLTPERQLVIAIADQKDGQVNRDGYSPDHGRGADLLQEPTERFFPISPLFWIDAGYIEKPRDEEHDITETIQGSGTLPYEGRAFYDREYKDLMVPITDNGKEVKLTLQYDEKIVDSGWPYVTVYHFHYYRDHRGIPGWRWENVGGVVDPKKHTITVPIKEFGYYQVMYMRRSFEDVISHPWARNNLDLMYSKGYMNNAAKNLFLPNETITRGEFATLLVKAFEIPLDYEGNLTFTDVYPSDYSTRGLYDYKRIETAARAGIIRGGLDGQFQPRNEITREDAAVMIARAAKIKLDSIEKAKPKLVKQFTDAGNIDDYAAPAVLSVVKAGMMAGKPHAAKEGEKSKFYYEPQGKLTRAEAATIAVNVLSNAKRIPKQ
- a CDS encoding glycosyltransferase family 4 protein; this translates as MTALYWGIFFLALAIAWVVTPLVKRLALKWKVVSYPNARRVHTSAMPQMGGLAIFIGVTVAFIYIMLHPNLPYWHEAIGIFLGSTIVLITGMIDDKYQISPRKKLLGQLLAATVVVVSGLSIDMVNLPFNGRWDLSWLGIPFTILWIVGVTNAINLIDGLDGLAAGVSAIATATMLIMAILMGNVVVILYACALLGATLGFLYFNFHPAKIFMGDTGALFLGFMLASLSVLGFKHVTFFSFIIPIVMLGVPIWDTLFAIVRRKLNNQPISMADKGHLHHRLLQMGFTHRQTVLIIYGISMVFGLNAIIFSVSTLWVALTMLVVLLLGIQFSSEMLGLLSHHRPLLSLLHLEHLARQPHVTATATAHGQGSGQKK
- a CDS encoding WecB/TagA/CpsF family glycosyltransferase, which translates into the protein MVNNKQASHHGGLPTTLILDIPFSTLTFAETVDWCTQRIEAKEATHVVTANPEIVMMAQRNLSFRRILQEAEMVTPDGIGIVIAAKWRNQPIYERVTGYDLFQALLQVGETKGWSVFLLGASPDANTGAEAKIKERFPGVRVVGRQHGYFPPEAEGRIVERIQEAKPDLLVVAMGAPRQEEWIARYREELPPMLMIGLGGSLDVMAGKVKRAPQWVQSIHMEWLYRLLKQPSRWKRMLDLPRFLYHAWKE
- a CDS encoding VanZ family protein, coding for MKNENKHAVQKRSYGRRSYFWWLLLLFWLGVIFIFSSQPYQVQDIRPFLAQHVDRAWVEAKLGDWTFIYEGREISIATRGVPAFLEFLIRKVAHIVAFAFLALVTWLILQRYWPRLGWRTYPVAFFLTILYAILDELHQYFTPGRLASWTDVMIDGAGALVILIIIALIQFIGWFISGFREN
- a CDS encoding SAM hydrolase/SAM-dependent halogenase family protein, which codes for MQWKRLVFTALALVLVVVLIQPAFASTAGNDGQGNQTAQPVQPAPSDLPASSAGNQGVAEEQIQMKKVERNALVLQSDFGLKDGAVSAMKGVAFGVDRELAMFDLTHEIPAYDIWEGAYRLMQTASYWPAGTVFVSVVDPGVGTERSSIVLKTKTGHYFVGPDNGSFGLVAESMGVEAVRQIDETKNRLEGSEESYTFHGRDVYAYTGARLASGQISFEEVGPLLEAKVTAIPYQKAELKNGVFKGNIPILDIQYGNVWTNIDKKLFDQWKPQYGDQFLVKIYHEKALIYEGTIPYQYSFGGVEEGEPLLYFNSLMNLSLAINMDNFAAVHQVGSGAEWSIEITKIKK
- a CDS encoding SAM hydrolase/SAM-dependent halogenase family protein, with the protein product MTDFGLKDSAVSAMKGVAFGVDPELKMFDVTHEIPAYNIWEASYRLYQVAAYWPEGTVFVSVVDPGVGTDRKSVVMKDKAGHYFVTPDNGTLGLVAEDLGIESIREIDESKNRLQGSEDSYTFHGRDVYAYTGARLASGTITYEEVGPELPAEVVTMPYQKAELKDDVLSGNIPILDVQYGNVWSNIGKDLVDELGIKIGDMVHVEFYQGDKQVYAGDMKYCHTFGDVEEGQPLLYLNELLYLSAAINMDSFSDVHEVYAGNDWTMKVSKVK
- a CDS encoding putative holin-like toxin, whose translation is MSVYHALSLMLTFGVLIIMLLDKRK